The following are encoded together in the Clostridium sp. TW13 genome:
- a CDS encoding LytR/AlgR family response regulator transcription factor: MLKIFVCEDNDQQRKRITDIVDNIIMIENLDMEVALSTEKPQNILDYIKENDVSGMYFLDVDLKDTINGITLAEQIRKYDPRGFIIFITTHAEMSYLTFLYKVEAMDYIIKDNYNNIKERVHQCIMNANEKYTAKTTDLQKIFTMKCEDKLINVEYNKILFFETSDVIHKVILHATDRQIEFYAKMKEIEEKLDERFYRCHKSYLVNKDNIKELDVKNRIAQMINGEECLISTRSIKGLTKQSEE, encoded by the coding sequence ATGCTTAAAATATTTGTATGCGAAGATAACGATCAACAAAGAAAGAGAATCACTGATATAGTGGACAACATTATAATGATAGAAAACCTAGATATGGAAGTGGCTCTGTCTACAGAAAAACCTCAAAACATACTAGACTATATAAAGGAAAATGATGTGTCAGGCATGTATTTTTTGGATGTAGACCTAAAGGACACAATCAATGGAATTACCCTTGCAGAGCAAATCAGAAAATATGACCCAAGGGGCTTTATAATCTTCATAACTACCCATGCAGAAATGAGCTATCTTACTTTCTTATATAAGGTAGAAGCTATGGATTATATCATAAAGGATAATTACAATAACATAAAAGAAAGAGTTCATCAATGTATAATGAACGCCAACGAAAAGTACACTGCAAAGACCACAGATCTTCAAAAAATCTTCACCATGAAGTGTGAAGACAAGCTTATAAATGTGGAGTACAATAAGATTTTATTCTTCGAAACCTCAGATGTGATTCACAAGGTTATACTTCATGCCACTGATAGACAGATAGAATTCTACGCAAAGATGAAGGAAATCGAAGAAAAACTTGATGAAAGATTTTATAGATGCCACAAATCTTACTTAGTAAACAAAGACAACATCAAAGAGCTGGATGTTAAAAATAGAATCGCACAGATGATAAATGGAGAAGAATGTTTAATATCAACCAGATCCATAAAAGGTTTAACAAAACAAAGTGAAGAGTAA
- a CDS encoding NPCBM/NEW2 domain-containing protein, whose protein sequence is MNNKLKMFLTTSLITSTLFFQSFVIMPAKVAKAATPAASSGVNAFTDLTYLSDLNWESATTTYPSLPTQKDKSVYMQPISINGKTYTKGIGTHASSEIVYNLAKNFTNFETDMGVDSEVGPYGSVTFQIYGDGVKLYDSQQVMTGSTPAKTARVNVTGVSKLKLVVNDGGDGINNDHADWANARLYNTSTYLSDTDWTSATTTYPSLPTQKDKSVYSQPISINGNVYTKGIGTHAISETVYYLGKQFAMFRSDVGVDSEVGNYGSVVFQVYGDGVKLYDSGVVTGGTSAKSINVNVTGVSQLKLVVTDAGDGIDNDHADWANARVIN, encoded by the coding sequence ATGAACAACAAATTAAAAATGTTTCTTACCACATCTCTAATCACATCTACATTATTTTTTCAAAGCTTTGTAATCATGCCAGCAAAGGTAGCAAAAGCAGCAACCCCTGCAGCATCCTCAGGGGTTAATGCTTTCACAGATTTAACTTATTTAAGTGATCTTAATTGGGAATCTGCAACAACAACATACCCTTCACTTCCAACACAAAAGGATAAAAGTGTATACATGCAACCAATTAGTATTAATGGAAAAACTTATACAAAAGGAATTGGCACACATGCATCAAGTGAAATAGTTTATAATCTTGCAAAGAACTTCACCAATTTTGAAACTGATATGGGAGTTGATAGTGAAGTTGGCCCTTATGGAAGTGTAACATTCCAAATATACGGAGATGGAGTAAAGCTTTATGATAGTCAACAAGTGATGACTGGAAGTACACCAGCTAAAACAGCCAGGGTAAATGTAACTGGAGTTAGCAAGCTAAAACTTGTTGTAAATGATGGTGGAGATGGTATAAACAATGACCATGCTGATTGGGCTAATGCTAGACTGTACAATACTTCAACTTATCTAAGTGATACTGACTGGACTTCTGCAACAACAACTTACCCTTCACTTCCAACACAAAAGGATAAGAGTGTATACTCTCAACCAATTAGTATTAATGGAAATGTTTATACAAAGGGAATTGGTACACATGCTATAAGTGAAACTGTTTATTATCTTGGAAAACAATTTGCAATGTTCAGATCTGATGTAGGTGTTGATAGTGAAGTTGGCAATTATGGTAGTGTGGTATTCCAAGTATATGGAGATGGAGTAAAACTTTATGATAGTGGAGTTGTAACTGGAGGTACATCTGCTAAATCAATAAATGTAAATGTAACTGGTGTAAGTCAGTTGAAGCTTGTTGTAACTGATGCCGGAGATGGTATAGACAACGATCATGCTGACTGGGCTAATGCTAGAGTAATAAATTAA
- a CDS encoding LytR/AlgR family response regulator transcription factor, protein MDYIIKDNYNNIKERVHQCIMNANEKYTAKTTELQKIFTMKCEDKLINVEYNKTLFFETSDVIHKVILHATDRQIEFYAKMKEIEEKLDERFYRCHKSYLVNKDNIKELDVKNRIAQMINGEECLISTRSIKGLTKQSEE, encoded by the coding sequence ATGGATTATATCATAAAGGATAATTACAATAACATAAAAGAAAGGGTTCATCAATGCATAATGAACGCCAATGAAAAATACACTGCAAAGACCACAGAGCTTCAGAAAATCTTCACCATGAAGTGTGAAGACAAGCTTATAAATGTAGAGTACAATAAAACTTTATTCTTTGAGACCTCAGATGTGATCCACAAAGTTATCCTTCATGCCACTGATAGACAGATAGAATTCTACGCAAAGATGAAGGAAATCGAAGAAAAACTTGATGAAAGATTTTATAGATGCCACAAATCTTACTTAGTAAACAAAGACAATATCAAAGAGCTGGATGTGAAAAATAGAATTGCACAGATGATAAACGGAGAAGAATGTTTAATATCAACCCGATCCATAAAAGGTTTAACAAAACAAAGTGAAGAATAA
- a CDS encoding BhlA/UviB family holin-like peptide — MEADVLKLIATQGAFAILFSYLLFYVLKENSKRETNYQNIITELTSVLPTIKQDIEEIKEKVLK; from the coding sequence ATGGAAGCTGACGTTTTAAAGCTAATTGCTACCCAAGGAGCCTTTGCAATTTTATTTTCATATCTACTATTTTACGTTTTAAAAGAAAATAGTAAGAGAGAAACAAATTATCAGAATATAATTACTGAATTAACCTCTGTATTGCCTACAATTAAACAGGATATAGAAGAAATAAAAGAAAAAGTGTTAAAATAA
- a CDS encoding RNA polymerase sigma factor, giving the protein MANEILSLIERCQKGDKDSLILLLQKFDPLLNKYSRMLNYKDGEDEKQDLVLEFIKVVKKIPIYEDGFKEDKVAVSYINRAIKYKYIQLSKKSRCINNSEFSCEYDIGNCEDSTENKFILSELINNLSDIEKSVIKLRYFAGLSDREIASINNISRQAVNQNKNRALKKLRQYF; this is encoded by the coding sequence ATGGCAAATGAGATATTAAGTTTAATAGAAAGGTGTCAAAAAGGAGATAAGGACTCACTGATATTACTATTGCAAAAATTTGATCCCTTATTAAATAAATATTCAAGAATGCTTAATTATAAGGATGGTGAGGATGAAAAGCAGGATTTAGTATTAGAATTTATAAAAGTAGTTAAAAAAATCCCAATATATGAAGACGGTTTCAAAGAAGATAAAGTTGCAGTATCATATATAAACAGAGCTATAAAATATAAATACATACAGCTATCTAAAAAAAGTAGATGCATTAATAATTCTGAATTTTCATGTGAATATGATATTGGGAATTGTGAAGATTCTACAGAAAATAAGTTTATATTAAGTGAACTTATTAATAATTTAAGTGATATAGAAAAATCTGTAATAAAACTTAGGTATTTTGCGGGACTTAGCGATAGAGAAATTGCTTCAATTAATAATATTAGTAGACAAGCTGTTAATCAAAATAAAAACAGGGCCTTAAAAAAATTAAGACAGTACTTTTAA
- a CDS encoding DUF3997 domain-containing protein — translation MKKKKFYIFIALIIPIIIFFIVKEFIINFVPPVSGGGDFSYNITKKYKFARTNRYSSYIYDDVEDNDLCRIDTFVDSFGFDDNFIIAKQVRPKEVYHDEIYTPKVPDENETWYWIMDIKIDKRYGPYKNLNDFNKAKNQLKVSNNIKLYPYNHYRK, via the coding sequence ATGAAAAAAAAGAAGTTTTATATATTTATTGCCCTAATAATTCCTATTATTATTTTTTTCATTGTGAAAGAGTTCATTATAAACTTTGTGCCTCCAGTTTCAGGTGGAGGAGACTTCAGCTATAACATAACAAAGAAATATAAATTTGCCAGAACAAATAGATATTCATCATATATATATGATGATGTTGAAGACAACGATCTCTGTAGAATTGATACTTTTGTAGATAGCTTTGGTTTTGATGATAATTTTATAATAGCAAAACAAGTTAGACCTAAAGAAGTTTATCATGATGAGATTTATACCCCAAAGGTTCCAGATGAAAATGAAACCTGGTATTGGATTATGGATATTAAAATAGACAAAAGGTATGGTCCTTATAAAAATTTAAATGATTTTAACAAAGCAAAAAATCAGTTAAAGGTAAGTAATAATATAAAACTTTACCCTTATAACCATTATAGAAAGTGA
- a CDS encoding M14 family zinc carboxypeptidase, with the protein MSNVLPNITPGDVVPGGFTYPNNAQLVGDFLYLRDADGNGVGGHQVDAGDKITVLDIGFAKQLALVQYPAGNVVRQGYINNNTNIIKYFNQGKWNNGSTSETVYNENDVAIGSIDPHEAATPLYKAGGKIHVVYNTSKGANTKSGYVAYDGGFSGFGGSSGSSGLENGIAPGDVVPGGFTYPNNAQLVGDFLYLRDANGNGVGGHQVDTGDKVTVLDVGYTKQLVLLQYPAGNVVRQGYVNNDTKIIKYFNQGQWHNGSTSETVYDENNVAIGSLDPHESATPIYKRNGMTHVVYNTDKGANTKSGFVKYEGGSSSSSGLENGVAPGDVVPGGFTYPNNAQLVGDFLYLRDANGNGVGGHQVDTGDKVTVLDVGYTKQLVLLQYPAGNVVRQGYVNNDTKIIKYFNEGQWHNGSTSETVYDENNVAIGSLDPYESATPIYKRNGMTHVVYNTDKGANTKSGFVKYEGGSAQVIDIPYVTVAGADKIQYGTSGKGRPLIAHKIGSGSNSLVMVCEVHGFEDHWSKDGIELVNIGNDLIKNLVSSGTNGWSVYVIPSANPDGLAEGYTKDGPGRCTIVGQIDINRDFPVGFTHNTSSRNYTDSAPLTVPESKQLSDFLQGVKNSTPGQMVVIDLHGWEGAAIGNPEIGQYFRNQFGFEQRNGYGEDQGYLIAWTNSVLGAKSALIELPTATYSHSDVVNGNYSQKITNAVNAILANNPGTKVAGKTYSDAMDCISTILYNMGYQNKLDANIPFKFIVGNFEVDVTIGSTSTMTLSDGKVGNISIKNGKPSFDLSDFPITEYIKLQSKLDELALKIGNGNISIALSSKQKITIEIKFDLDALVYLSKNLYCKIEISIHEDYPSEEISNMEKASQYCNSASVDLNIDWKHLTQGFLVALGVSGLVFLKLGGTVNKTIDSFIKKMLELFGAIAG; encoded by the coding sequence ATGTCAAATGTACTTCCAAATATAACACCAGGAGATGTGGTACCAGGTGGTTTCACTTATCCAAACAATGCACAATTAGTAGGAGACTTTTTATATCTTAGAGATGCGGATGGAAATGGAGTTGGAGGGCATCAAGTTGATGCAGGAGATAAAATTACTGTATTGGATATAGGATTTGCAAAGCAATTAGCCTTGGTACAATACCCAGCAGGTAATGTTGTAAGACAAGGTTATATAAATAACAATACAAATATAATAAAATACTTTAATCAAGGTAAATGGAATAACGGTTCAACTTCTGAGACCGTATATAATGAAAATGATGTGGCAATAGGGTCAATAGATCCACATGAAGCAGCCACTCCACTATATAAAGCTGGAGGAAAAATACATGTAGTATACAATACTAGTAAGGGAGCAAACACTAAATCTGGATATGTAGCCTATGATGGTGGTTTTAGTGGTTTTGGTGGTTCTTCTGGTTCTTCTGGTCTTGAAAATGGTATAGCACCAGGAGATGTAGTGCCAGGTGGTTTCACTTATCCAAACAATGCACAATTAGTAGGAGACTTTTTATATCTTAGAGATGCTAATGGAAATGGAGTTGGAGGACACCAAGTTGACACTGGGGACAAGGTTACTGTATTAGATGTAGGATATACAAAGCAGTTAGTTCTACTTCAATATCCAGCAGGTAATGTTGTAAGACAAGGTTATGTAAATAATGATACAAAGATAATAAAATACTTTAATCAAGGTCAATGGCATAATGGCTCTACTTCTGAAACTGTATATGATGAAAATAATGTGGCAATAGGTTCACTAGATCCACATGAATCAGCTACACCAATATATAAGAGAAATGGTATGACTCATGTAGTTTACAATACAGATAAGGGGGCTAACACTAAGTCTGGATTTGTTAAATATGAAGGTGGTAGTAGTAGTTCTTCTGGCCTTGAAAATGGTGTAGCACCAGGAGATGTAGTGCCAGGTGGTTTCACTTATCCAAACAATGCACAATTAGTAGGAGACTTTTTATATCTTAGAGATGCTAATGGAAATGGAGTTGGAGGACACCAAGTTGACACTGGGGACAAGGTTACTGTATTAGATGTAGGATATACAAAGCAGTTAGTTCTACTTCAATATCCAGCAGGCAATGTTGTAAGACAAGGTTATGTAAATAATGATACAAAAATAATAAAATACTTTAATGAAGGTCAATGGCATAACGGTTCTACTTCTGAAACTGTATATGATGAAAATAATGTGGCAATAGGTTCACTAGATCCTTATGAATCAGCTACACCAATATATAAAAGAAATGGTATGACTCATGTAGTTTACAATACAGATAAGGGGGCTAACACTAAATCTGGATTTGTTAAATATGAAGGTGGCTCAGCTCAGGTTATAGATATACCATATGTAACAGTAGCTGGTGCTGATAAAATTCAGTATGGAACAAGCGGAAAGGGCAGACCATTAATTGCTCATAAAATTGGAAGTGGATCAAATTCCTTGGTAATGGTATGTGAAGTTCACGGTTTTGAAGATCATTGGAGCAAGGATGGTATAGAACTAGTTAACATTGGAAATGACTTAATTAAAAATCTTGTAAGCTCAGGCACTAATGGATGGTCAGTATATGTAATACCATCAGCAAATCCAGATGGACTAGCTGAAGGATATACCAAGGATGGCCCTGGAAGATGCACTATAGTTGGACAAATAGATATTAATAGAGACTTCCCTGTAGGATTTACTCATAATACAAGTTCAAGAAATTATACTGATAGCGCACCACTCACTGTACCTGAATCTAAACAATTGAGTGATTTTCTGCAAGGAGTAAAAAATTCAACACCTGGACAAATGGTTGTTATAGATTTACACGGATGGGAAGGCGCTGCTATAGGTAATCCAGAAATAGGACAATATTTCAGAAATCAATTTGGCTTTGAACAAAGAAATGGATATGGTGAAGATCAAGGCTATTTAATTGCATGGACAAATTCAGTTCTTGGAGCAAAATCAGCATTGATTGAATTACCAACAGCTACTTATAGTCATAGTGATGTTGTTAATGGAAACTATTCTCAAAAGATAACAAATGCAGTTAATGCAATACTTGCAAATAATCCTGGAACAAAAGTTGCTGGAAAGACTTACTCAGATGCAATGGATTGCATAAGCACAATTTTATATAATATGGGTTATCAAAATAAACTTGATGCTAATATTCCTTTTAAATTTATTGTTGGAAATTTTGAGGTAGACGTAACTATCGGATCTACTTCTACTATGACGCTATCAGACGGTAAGGTAGGTAATATTTCTATAAAAAATGGGAAACCTTCATTTGATTTAAGCGACTTCCCGATTACTGAATATATAAAATTACAATCAAAATTAGATGAGCTCGCTCTTAAAATAGGTAACGGAAATATTTCAATTGCATTAAGTTCAAAGCAAAAAATAACAATAGAAATTAAATTTGATTTAGATGCTTTAGTATATTTATCAAAAAATTTATATTGCAAAATAGAAATATCAATTCACGAAGATTATCCTTCAGAAGAAATATCTAATATGGAAAAGGCGAGTCAATATTGTAACAGTGCATCTGTAGATCTTAATATTGATTGGAAGCATTTAACACAAGGCTTTTTAGTAGCTCTTGGAGTTAGCGGATTGGTATTCTTAAAATTAGGAGGAACTGTCAATAAAACTATAGATTCATTCATAAAAAAAATGCTTGAACTTTTTGGAGCGATTGCTGGTTAA
- a CDS encoding YcxB family protein, giving the protein MKIDYINNSDDIANFKLFKLLNSPYYKHKQKYSKYYLLIGLLFICIFEYFVTNIGLFYFIRDILFKNYIIHIFIIGEIVVIIFPKLYHKFLKFSLKEYYKNYNRNATMIIDPNGIIDESEDISYALCWCDVDKAIVIDQYIFIYLKSNNLMIPVDTFDSLEDKEKFLQILSENIGDRFDNSTYKSIKPKFSMKNFAKELSLIMGTISLFVVVGLTLNEALTHKNSLITKEGFALFSEYNKVSDNIPKVQNILEKFPQLKIYVTHGLEKKLNNYKVIKFQSVDGLYENNNIYISGFSNDSTTLFHELGHAVDAYMGCYLETGYAGDDNRFKLSSNDDFKKLYEKYKNTSIFTEYGRNPSSDTTKCLSEGFAEMFANYISDRNKVDKEVATYFDNIVKIINALKPTEVVH; this is encoded by the coding sequence ATGAAAATAGATTATATAAATAATTCTGATGATATAGCTAATTTTAAACTTTTTAAGCTTTTAAACTCACCCTATTATAAACATAAACAAAAGTACTCAAAATATTATTTATTAATAGGGCTTCTATTTATTTGTATATTTGAGTATTTTGTAACTAACATAGGCTTATTTTATTTTATAAGGGACATTTTGTTTAAAAACTATATTATACATATTTTTATAATAGGTGAAATAGTGGTGATCATTTTTCCTAAGTTGTACCACAAATTTTTAAAGTTCTCTCTAAAGGAATACTACAAAAATTATAATAGGAATGCAACTATGATTATAGATCCCAATGGAATAATTGATGAGTCTGAGGATATCTCCTATGCATTGTGTTGGTGTGATGTGGACAAGGCTATTGTGATAGACCAATATATATTTATCTATTTAAAGTCTAATAATTTAATGATACCTGTAGATACTTTTGATAGCCTAGAAGATAAGGAAAAATTTTTGCAAATTCTTAGTGAAAATATAGGTGATCGTTTTGATAACTCCACTTATAAGTCAATAAAACCAAAGTTTAGTATGAAAAACTTTGCAAAAGAACTTTCTTTAATAATGGGTACTATTTCCTTGTTTGTAGTAGTAGGACTTACACTAAATGAAGCATTGACTCATAAAAATAGTTTAATAACAAAAGAAGGATTTGCATTGTTTTCTGAGTACAATAAGGTTTCAGATAATATACCTAAAGTTCAGAATATACTAGAAAAGTTCCCTCAATTGAAGATATATGTAACACATGGTTTAGAAAAAAAATTAAATAATTACAAAGTGATAAAATTTCAAAGTGTAGATGGTCTTTATGAAAATAATAATATATATATAAGTGGATTTAGTAATGATAGCACTACTCTATTCCATGAATTAGGACATGCTGTAGATGCTTATATGGGATGTTATTTAGAGACTGGATATGCAGGTGATGATAATAGATTTAAATTGTCTTCGAATGATGACTTTAAAAAGCTTTATGAAAAATATAAAAACACTTCTATATTTACGGAATACGGCAGAAACCCTTCCTCAGATACAACAAAGTGCTTATCAGAAGGCTTTGCAGAAATGTTTGCAAACTATATATCTGATAGAAATAAGGTAGATAAGGAAGTTGCAACATATTTTGATAATATAGTAAAAATTATAAATGCATTAAAACCAACAGAAGTGGTACATTAG
- a CDS encoding DUF3289 family protein yields the protein MSNVLPNITPGDVVPGGFTYPNNAQLVGDFLYLRDADGNGVGGHQVDAGDKITVLDIGFAKQLALVQYPAGNVVRQGYINNNTNIIKYFNQGKWNNGSTSETVYNENDVAIGSIDPHEAATPLYKAGGKIHVVYNTSKGANTKSGYVAYDGGFSGFGGSSGLENGVAPGDVVPGGFTYPNNAQLVGDFLYLRDANGNGVGGHQVDTGDKVTVLDVGYTKQLVLLQYPAGNVVRQGYVNNDTKIIQYFNQGQWHNGSTSETVYDENNVAIGSLDPHESATPIYKRNGMTHVVYNTDKGANTKSGFVKYEGGSSSSSGLENGVAPGDVVPGGFTYPNNAQLVGDFLYLRDANGNGVSGHQVDTGDKVTVLDVGYTKQLVLLQYPAGNVVRQGYVNNDTKIIKYFNEGQWHNGSTSETVYDENNVAIGSLDPYESATPIYKRNGMTHVVYNTDKGANTKSGFVKYEGGSAQVIDIPYVTVAGADKIQYGTSGKGRPLIAHKIGSGSNSLVMVCEVHGFEDHWSKDGIELVNIGNDLIKNLVSSGTNGWSVYVIPSANPDGLAEGYTKDGPGRCTIVGQIDINRDFPVGFTHNTSSRNYTDSTPLTVPESKQLSEFLQGVKNSTLGQMVVIDLHGWEGAAIGNPEIGQYFRNQFGFEQRNGYGEDQGYLIAWTNSVLGAKSALIELPTATYSHSDVVSGNYSQKITNAVNAILAIQFNNIKQLQADLKTLGIYSGVISGIYDKLTEFAVKEFQLRYSIIPANGVVTNETLIAIKKAIDLDNIKYTTTHALVYQSARRKGLNEDGSLANDMKINDFSKENLLAINSLFSLQIDESNNPEDLFKDLEIMAIGLFAKGEMSAVILDMINHFKSGKGEDYSNSILTKNVKEHDTTKDYIQVVTKAVISELVNNKGNLAALQFNENTKNSNQLYNYIQSNAKRPIFHSWSDILGGLTMAINDTWGNNIEVRNYSVSDNSFKGVLHFNIYDHFGLDKPDVEKNYVNLAGFRAWFVLQHYTQFSGKYKPFPTVIEFDVPFEGSY from the coding sequence ATGTCAAATGTACTTCCAAATATAACACCAGGAGATGTGGTACCAGGTGGTTTCACTTATCCAAACAATGCACAATTAGTAGGAGACTTTTTATATCTTAGAGATGCTGATGGAAATGGAGTTGGAGGGCATCAAGTTGATGCAGGAGATAAAATTACTGTATTGGATATAGGATTTGCAAAGCAATTAGCCTTGGTACAATACCCAGCAGGTAATGTTGTAAGACAAGGTTATATAAATAACAATACAAATATAATAAAATACTTTAATCAAGGTAAATGGAATAACGGTTCAACTTCTGAGACCGTATATAATGAAAATGATGTGGCAATAGGGTCAATAGATCCACATGAAGCAGCCACTCCACTATATAAAGCTGGAGGAAAAATACATGTAGTATACAATACTAGTAAGGGAGCAAACACTAAATCTGGATATGTAGCCTATGATGGTGGTTTTAGTGGTTTTGGTGGTTCTTCTGGTCTTGAAAATGGTGTAGCACCAGGAGATGTAGTGCCAGGTGGTTTCACTTATCCAAACAATGCACAATTAGTAGGAGACTTTTTATATCTTAGAGATGCTAATGGAAATGGAGTTGGAGGACACCAAGTTGACACTGGGGATAAGGTTACTGTACTAGATGTAGGATATACAAAGCAGTTAGTTTTACTTCAATATCCAGCAGGTAATGTTGTAAGACAAGGTTATGTAAATAATGATACAAAGATAATACAATACTTTAATCAAGGTCAATGGCATAATGGTTCTACTTCAGAAACTGTATATGATGAAAATAATGTAGCAATAGGTTCACTAGATCCACATGAATCAGCTACACCAATATATAAAAGAAATGGCATGACTCATGTAGTTTACAATACAGATAAGGGGGCTAACACTAAGTCTGGATTTGTTAAATATGAAGGAGGTAGTAGTAGTTCTTCTGGCCTTGAAAATGGTGTAGCACCAGGAGATGTAGTGCCAGGTGGTTTTACTTATCCAAACAATGCACAATTAGTAGGAGACTTTTTATATCTTAGAGATGCTAATGGAAATGGAGTTTCAGGACACCAAGTTGACACTGGGGATAAGGTTACTGTACTAGATGTAGGATATACAAAGCAGTTAGTTCTACTTCAATATCCAGCAGGCAATGTTGTAAGACAAGGTTATGTAAATAATGATACAAAAATAATAAAATACTTTAATGAAGGTCAATGGCATAACGGTTCTACTTCTGAAACTGTATATGATGAAAATAATGTGGCAATAGGTTCACTAGATCCTTATGAATCAGCTACACCAATATATAAAAGAAATGGTATGACTCATGTAGTTTACAATACAGATAAGGGGGCTAACACTAAATCTGGATTTGTTAAATATGAAGGTGGCTCAGCTCAGGTTATAGATATACCATATGTAACAGTAGCTGGTGCTGATAAAATTCAGTATGGAACAAGCGGAAAGGGCAGACCATTAATTGCTCATAAAATTGGAAGTGGATCAAATTCCTTGGTAATGGTATGTGAAGTTCACGGTTTTGAAGATCATTGGAGCAAGGATGGTATAGAACTAGTTAACATTGGAAATGACTTAATTAAAAATCTTGTAAGCTCAGGCACTAATGGATGGTCAGTATATGTAATACCATCAGCAAATCCAGATGGACTAGCTGAAGGATATACCAAGGATGGTCCTGGAAGATGCACTATAGTTGGACAAATAGATATTAATAGAGACTTCCCTGTAGGATTTACTCATAATACAAGTTCAAGAAATTATACTGATAGCACACCACTCACTGTACCTGAATCTAAGCAGTTAAGTGAATTTCTACAAGGGGTAAAAAATTCAACACTTGGACAAATGGTTGTTATAGATTTACATGGATGGGAAGGTGCTGCTATAGGTAATCCAGAAATAGGACAATATTTCAGAAATCAATTTGGCTTTGAACAAAGAAATGGATATGGTGAAGATCAAGGCTATTTAATTGCATGGACAAATTCAGTTCTTGGAGCAAAATCAGCATTGATTGAATTACCAACAGCTACTTATAGTCATAGTGATGTTGTTAGTGGAAACTATTCTCAAAAGATAACCAATGCAGTTAATGCAATACTTGCAATACAATTTAATAATATTAAACAGCTTCAAGCTGATTTAAAGACCCTAGGTATTTATAGTGGAGTTATATCAGGAATTTATGACAAGTTAACTGAATTTGCAGTTAAAGAATTTCAATTGAGATATAGCATAATACCAGCCAATGGTGTTGTAACCAATGAAACACTTATAGCTATTAAAAAAGCTATAGATTTAGATAATATAAAATATACAACTACACATGCATTAGTATATCAATCCGCTAGAAGAAAAGGATTAAATGAAGATGGTAGTCTAGCAAACGATATGAAAATAAATGATTTTTCAAAAGAAAACTTACTTGCAATTAATTCATTATTTAGTTTACAAATTGATGAATCTAATAATCCTGAAGACCTTTTTAAAGATTTAGAAATTATGGCCATAGGTTTATTTGCAAAAGGAGAAATGTCAGCAGTTATTCTAGATATGATTAATCATTTTAAGAGTGGAAAAGGAGAAGATTACAGCAACTCTATATTGACGAAAAATGTAAAAGAGCATGATACAACAAAAGATTATATTCAAGTAGTAACAAAAGCTGTGATTAGTGAATTGGTAAATAATAAAGGTAATTTAGCAGCATTACAATTTAATGAAAATACTAAGAACTCAAACCAATTATATAATTATATTCAAAGTAATGCAAAACGCCCAATATTTCATTCATGGTCAGATATTTTAGGTGGTCTTACAATGGCTATAAACGATACGTGGGGTAATAATATAGAAGTAAGAAACTATTCAGTTTCAGATAACTCATTTAAAGGAGTTCTTCATTTCAATATTTATGATCATTTTGGTTTGGATAAACCAGATGTAGAAAAGAACTATGTTAATCTAGCAGGTTTTAGAGCTTGGTTTGTGTTACAACATTATACTCAATTTAGTGGAAAATATAAGCCTTTCCCTACAGTTATAGAATTTGACGTTCCATTTGAAGGAAGTTATTAA